One genomic region from Augochlora pura isolate Apur16 chromosome 7, APUR_v2.2.1, whole genome shotgun sequence encodes:
- the LOC144472204 gene encoding SH3 domain-binding protein 1 isoform X1, whose protein sequence is MKKQFFRVKQLADQTFSRAGKTEVLTDDLQSVDKHIEQIRLALTGLSKRLANPPNQATAQDVASIEKRLKKCPEYILGQTMQENAREDGLMGFTLTECGRAQISLANEIIEHEAKVEQYVTIPLQHILDTDVPNILKHKRNLARLILDMDSVRTRYLQASKHSAGTGAAKVDSLREELEEAEAKVEQCRDQLAAEMFQLMSRETELAHIIIQYVKLQRAYHESALHCLEDLIPGLESYINDNGMKPVYGYPLEEHLRVTNRKIALPIQLCVSALLQLGMEEEGLFRIAGAASKSRRIKLSLDACCLTLPIALEYKDPHVIAGALKSYLRELPEPLLTYKLYPEWMAAVKITNNETRLRALWEVLYKLPPANLENLRFLIKFLAVLTKNQDINKMSPQNIAIVIAPNLIWSPEEDVNTMVMNMSAANNSSLIVDQLITYANWFFPGDIDFVRDLDVGIINGIENQITGMRRCVSNSNLSDHGESPPQGSPKPAARRKNKPAPIPPSSTTPDKHDRKPDDKPPPTPDKPPRPLTTATLNRTMNKAHKQDVINTELPIKHDNNIEKQDINTETEVKQQSHDTNVAVDIPSSGYCPEHINEVIDELRNIHAEVEKRNQELQKPERKLNTLVNTEKSIIENSSNKSETENSETLVQRIKPVVTEKPHPSTLERRRSVAAPRNITNVIHNTEEPVELRKKTDNTSSTNTSTLDRSSKPAIPERPAGLCRPPSLIRQHPRHSNENLDIETGPLTLERAHVYSVDKQQVSIIQVRGNGNVFCTTGDNNGNMASNLQRSPSVGSRPSSMSLYGERSEKPAKLSAPEQTKAHVRTRSEGNIIDVQTQTETVVVIKSPQQTVPASPRFHQRPPRPQPPPPPPPTARLKTDQESTNL, encoded by the exons ATGAAGAAACAGTTTTTCAGAGTTAAACAGCTCGCAGATCAAACGTTTTCTAg AGCTGGTAAGACAGAAGTACTGACTGACGATTTACAATCTGTAGACAAACATATTGAGCAAATTAGGTTGGCTCTCACTGGATTAAGCAAAAGACTTGCTAATCCTCCAAATCAAGCTACAGCACAGGATGTTGCAAGTATAGAAAAGCGGctg aaaaaatgcCCAGAATACATATTAGGGCAAACAATGCAAGAAAATGCTCGTGAGGATGGCCTCATGGGTTTTACGCTTACAGAATGTGGCCGCGCACAAATTTCTTTAGCAAATGAAATAATCGAACACGAAGCAAAAGTTGAACAATATGTAACAATCCCTCTACAACATATTTTAGATACAGATGTACCAAATATATTAAagcataaaagaaatttagcACGATTAATATTGGATATGGATAGTGTAAGAACAAGATATCTGCAAGCTAGCAAACATAGTGCTG GAACAGGTGCAGCCAAGGTAGATAGTTTAAGAGAAGAATTAGAAGAAGCTGAAGCTAAGGTTGAGCAATGTAGAGACCAGTTAGCTGCAGAAATGTTTCAACTTATGTCCAGGGAAACTGAATTAGcacatattattattcaatacgTAAAACTTCAAAGGGCTTACCATGAAAGTGCACTTCATTGTTTGGAAGATCTTATTCCAGGATTAGAAAGTTacataa ATGACAATGGAATGAAACCAGTTTATGGTTATCCACTTGAAGAGCACCTTAGGGTGACTAATAGAAAGATTGCTTTGCCTATCCAATTATGTGTATCTGCTTTATTACAACTGGGTATGGAAGAAGAAGGCCTTTTTAGAATAGCTGGGGCTGCATCGAAGTCGCGACGAATTAAGTTAAGTTTAGATGCTTGCTGCCTTACGTTACCAATTGCTCTGGAATATAAAGATCCCCATGTGATTGCTGGCGCATTAAAGTCCTATTTAAGAGAACTTCCAGAGCCTCTTTTAACATACAa atTATATCCTGAATGGATGGCAGCTGTAAAGATAACAAATAACGAGACAAGATTGAGAGCTCTTTGGGAGGTGCTATACAAACTACCTCCTGCAAATCTAGAAAATTTACGGTTCCTAATCAAATTTTTGGCTGTACTCACGAAAAATCAagacataaataaaatgtcacCACAAAACATTGCTATTGTTATTGCGCCAAATTTAATATGGAGTCCAGAAGAGGATGTCAATACAATGGT AATGAATATGAGTGCAGCTAATAATTCTAGTCTTATAGTGGATCAGTTGATTACATACGCAAATTGGTTTTTTCCTGGTGACATAGATTTTGTCCGTGATTTGGACGTTGGCATTATAAATGGTATAGAAAATCAAATCACGGGCATGCGTCGTTGTGTCTCGAATAGCAATCTCAGTGATCACGGTGAAAGTCCTCCACAAGGTAGTCCTAAACCGGCAGCTCGTAGAAAAAACAAACCAGCTCCAATACCACCGAGTAGCACGACACCTGACAAACATGATAGAAAGCCCGATGACAAACCACCACCTACACCTGACAAACCGCCTAGGCCTTTGACAACTGCAACCCTTAATCGTACAATGAATAAAGCTCATAAACAAGATGTGATAAATACAGAGTTACCAATCAAACATGATAACAACATAGAAAAACAAGACATAAATACAGAAACAGAAGTCAAGCAACAAAGCCATGATACGAACGTAGCTGTAGACATACCGTCCTCAGGTTATTGCCCAGAACACATTAACGAAGTGATAGACGAATTACGTAATATCCACGCTGAggtagaaaaaagaaatcaagaaTTACAAAAGCCAGAAAGGAAATTGAATACACTCGTAAACACAGAAAAATccattattgaaaattcatcAAATAAGTCAGAAACGGAAAATTCGGAAACCTTAGTACAAAGGATAAAACCAGTAGTCACGGAGAAACCACATCCATCCACATTAGAAAGACGGAGATCAGTCGCAGCTCCAAGAAATATAACTAATGTAATACATAACAcag aggAACCAGTTGAGTTACGAAAAAAGACAGATAACACTAGTTCTACGAATACAAGCACGCTGGACAGAAGTAGTAAACCAGCCATACCAGAACGGCCTGCTGGATTATGTCGACCTCCGAGCCTTATCAGACAACATCCACGTCacagtaatgaaaatttagacATTGAAACAGGG CCTTTAACATTAGAAAGAGCTCATGTGTACTCAGTCGACAAACAACAGGTCAGTATAATACAAGTGCGTGGCAATGGCAATGTGTTCTGCACAACGGGCGACAACAATGGCAACATGGCTTCGAACTTGCAGAGAAGCCCGAGTGTAGGTAGTCGACCGTCATCTATGTCCTTGTACGGTGAACGATCGGAAAAGCCTGCAAAATTAAGTGCGCCAGAACAAACGAAAGCACACGTACGGACCAGATCCGAAGGGAATATCATTGATGTTCAAACACAGACTGAAACAGTAGTAGTTATTAAATCACCGCAACAAACTGTTCCGGCCTCGCCAAGGTTCCATCAAAGACCTCCAAGGCCACAGCCACCCCCGCCACCTCCACCGACCGCGCGGCTTAAAACGGATCAAGAAAGTACTAATCTATGA
- the LOC144472204 gene encoding rho GTPase-activating protein 44 isoform X3, with product MKKQFFRVKQLADQTFSRAGKTEVLTDDLQSVDKHIEQIRLALTGLSKRLANPPNQATAQDVASIEKRLKKCPEYILGQTMQENAREDGLMGFTLTECGRAQISLANEIIEHEAKVEQYVTIPLQHILDTDVPNILKHKRNLARLILDMDSVRTRYLQASKHSAGTGAAKVDSLREELEEAEAKVEQCRDQLAAEMFQLMSRETELAHIIIQYVKLQRAYHESALHCLEDLIPGLESYINDNGMKPVYGYPLEEHLRVTNRKIALPIQLCVSALLQLGMEEEGLFRIAGAASKSRRIKLSLDACCLTLPIALEYKDPHVIAGALKSYLRELPEPLLTYKLYPEWMAAVKITNNETRLRALWEVLYKLPPANLENLRFLIKFLAVLTKNQDINKMSPQNIAIVIAPNLIWSPEEDVNTMVMNMSAANNSSLIVDQLITYANWFFPGDIDFVRDLDVGIINGIENQITGMRRCVSNSNLSDHGESPPQGSPKPAARRKNKPAPIPPSSTTPDKHDRKPDDKPPPTPDKPPRPLTTATLNRTMNKAHKQDVINTELPIKHDNNIEKQDINTETEVKQQSHDTNVAVDIPSSGYCPEHINEVIDELRNIHAEVEKRNQELQKPERKLNTLVNTEKSIIENSSNKSETENSETLVQRIKPVVTEKPHPSTLERRRSVAAPRNITNVIHNTEEPVELRKKTDNTSSTNTSTLDRSSKPAIPERPAGLCRPPSLIRQHPRHSNENLDIETGPLTLERAHVYSVDKQQRSPSVGSRPSSMSLYGERSEKPAKLSAPEQTKAHVRTRSEGNIIDVQTQTETVVVIKSPQQTVPASPRFHQRPPRPQPPPPPPPTARLKTDQESTNL from the exons ATGAAGAAACAGTTTTTCAGAGTTAAACAGCTCGCAGATCAAACGTTTTCTAg AGCTGGTAAGACAGAAGTACTGACTGACGATTTACAATCTGTAGACAAACATATTGAGCAAATTAGGTTGGCTCTCACTGGATTAAGCAAAAGACTTGCTAATCCTCCAAATCAAGCTACAGCACAGGATGTTGCAAGTATAGAAAAGCGGctg aaaaaatgcCCAGAATACATATTAGGGCAAACAATGCAAGAAAATGCTCGTGAGGATGGCCTCATGGGTTTTACGCTTACAGAATGTGGCCGCGCACAAATTTCTTTAGCAAATGAAATAATCGAACACGAAGCAAAAGTTGAACAATATGTAACAATCCCTCTACAACATATTTTAGATACAGATGTACCAAATATATTAAagcataaaagaaatttagcACGATTAATATTGGATATGGATAGTGTAAGAACAAGATATCTGCAAGCTAGCAAACATAGTGCTG GAACAGGTGCAGCCAAGGTAGATAGTTTAAGAGAAGAATTAGAAGAAGCTGAAGCTAAGGTTGAGCAATGTAGAGACCAGTTAGCTGCAGAAATGTTTCAACTTATGTCCAGGGAAACTGAATTAGcacatattattattcaatacgTAAAACTTCAAAGGGCTTACCATGAAAGTGCACTTCATTGTTTGGAAGATCTTATTCCAGGATTAGAAAGTTacataa ATGACAATGGAATGAAACCAGTTTATGGTTATCCACTTGAAGAGCACCTTAGGGTGACTAATAGAAAGATTGCTTTGCCTATCCAATTATGTGTATCTGCTTTATTACAACTGGGTATGGAAGAAGAAGGCCTTTTTAGAATAGCTGGGGCTGCATCGAAGTCGCGACGAATTAAGTTAAGTTTAGATGCTTGCTGCCTTACGTTACCAATTGCTCTGGAATATAAAGATCCCCATGTGATTGCTGGCGCATTAAAGTCCTATTTAAGAGAACTTCCAGAGCCTCTTTTAACATACAa atTATATCCTGAATGGATGGCAGCTGTAAAGATAACAAATAACGAGACAAGATTGAGAGCTCTTTGGGAGGTGCTATACAAACTACCTCCTGCAAATCTAGAAAATTTACGGTTCCTAATCAAATTTTTGGCTGTACTCACGAAAAATCAagacataaataaaatgtcacCACAAAACATTGCTATTGTTATTGCGCCAAATTTAATATGGAGTCCAGAAGAGGATGTCAATACAATGGT AATGAATATGAGTGCAGCTAATAATTCTAGTCTTATAGTGGATCAGTTGATTACATACGCAAATTGGTTTTTTCCTGGTGACATAGATTTTGTCCGTGATTTGGACGTTGGCATTATAAATGGTATAGAAAATCAAATCACGGGCATGCGTCGTTGTGTCTCGAATAGCAATCTCAGTGATCACGGTGAAAGTCCTCCACAAGGTAGTCCTAAACCGGCAGCTCGTAGAAAAAACAAACCAGCTCCAATACCACCGAGTAGCACGACACCTGACAAACATGATAGAAAGCCCGATGACAAACCACCACCTACACCTGACAAACCGCCTAGGCCTTTGACAACTGCAACCCTTAATCGTACAATGAATAAAGCTCATAAACAAGATGTGATAAATACAGAGTTACCAATCAAACATGATAACAACATAGAAAAACAAGACATAAATACAGAAACAGAAGTCAAGCAACAAAGCCATGATACGAACGTAGCTGTAGACATACCGTCCTCAGGTTATTGCCCAGAACACATTAACGAAGTGATAGACGAATTACGTAATATCCACGCTGAggtagaaaaaagaaatcaagaaTTACAAAAGCCAGAAAGGAAATTGAATACACTCGTAAACACAGAAAAATccattattgaaaattcatcAAATAAGTCAGAAACGGAAAATTCGGAAACCTTAGTACAAAGGATAAAACCAGTAGTCACGGAGAAACCACATCCATCCACATTAGAAAGACGGAGATCAGTCGCAGCTCCAAGAAATATAACTAATGTAATACATAACAcag aggAACCAGTTGAGTTACGAAAAAAGACAGATAACACTAGTTCTACGAATACAAGCACGCTGGACAGAAGTAGTAAACCAGCCATACCAGAACGGCCTGCTGGATTATGTCGACCTCCGAGCCTTATCAGACAACATCCACGTCacagtaatgaaaatttagacATTGAAACAGGG CCTTTAACATTAGAAAGAGCTCATGTGTACTCAGTCGACAAACAACAG AGAAGCCCGAGTGTAGGTAGTCGACCGTCATCTATGTCCTTGTACGGTGAACGATCGGAAAAGCCTGCAAAATTAAGTGCGCCAGAACAAACGAAAGCACACGTACGGACCAGATCCGAAGGGAATATCATTGATGTTCAAACACAGACTGAAACAGTAGTAGTTATTAAATCACCGCAACAAACTGTTCCGGCCTCGCCAAGGTTCCATCAAAGACCTCCAAGGCCACAGCCACCCCCGCCACCTCCACCGACCGCGCGGCTTAAAACGGATCAAGAAAGTACTAATCTATGA
- the LOC144472204 gene encoding SH3 domain-binding protein 1 isoform X2, with translation MKKQFFRVKQLADQTFSRAGKTEVLTDDLQSVDKHIEQIRLALTGLSKRLANPPNQATAQDVASIEKRLKKCPEYILGQTMQENAREDGLMGFTLTECGRAQISLANEIIEHEAKVEQYVTIPLQHILDTDVPNILKHKRNLARLILDMDSVRTRYLQASKHSAGAAKVDSLREELEEAEAKVEQCRDQLAAEMFQLMSRETELAHIIIQYVKLQRAYHESALHCLEDLIPGLESYINDNGMKPVYGYPLEEHLRVTNRKIALPIQLCVSALLQLGMEEEGLFRIAGAASKSRRIKLSLDACCLTLPIALEYKDPHVIAGALKSYLRELPEPLLTYKLYPEWMAAVKITNNETRLRALWEVLYKLPPANLENLRFLIKFLAVLTKNQDINKMSPQNIAIVIAPNLIWSPEEDVNTMVMNMSAANNSSLIVDQLITYANWFFPGDIDFVRDLDVGIINGIENQITGMRRCVSNSNLSDHGESPPQGSPKPAARRKNKPAPIPPSSTTPDKHDRKPDDKPPPTPDKPPRPLTTATLNRTMNKAHKQDVINTELPIKHDNNIEKQDINTETEVKQQSHDTNVAVDIPSSGYCPEHINEVIDELRNIHAEVEKRNQELQKPERKLNTLVNTEKSIIENSSNKSETENSETLVQRIKPVVTEKPHPSTLERRRSVAAPRNITNVIHNTEEPVELRKKTDNTSSTNTSTLDRSSKPAIPERPAGLCRPPSLIRQHPRHSNENLDIETGPLTLERAHVYSVDKQQVSIIQVRGNGNVFCTTGDNNGNMASNLQRSPSVGSRPSSMSLYGERSEKPAKLSAPEQTKAHVRTRSEGNIIDVQTQTETVVVIKSPQQTVPASPRFHQRPPRPQPPPPPPPTARLKTDQESTNL, from the exons ATGAAGAAACAGTTTTTCAGAGTTAAACAGCTCGCAGATCAAACGTTTTCTAg AGCTGGTAAGACAGAAGTACTGACTGACGATTTACAATCTGTAGACAAACATATTGAGCAAATTAGGTTGGCTCTCACTGGATTAAGCAAAAGACTTGCTAATCCTCCAAATCAAGCTACAGCACAGGATGTTGCAAGTATAGAAAAGCGGctg aaaaaatgcCCAGAATACATATTAGGGCAAACAATGCAAGAAAATGCTCGTGAGGATGGCCTCATGGGTTTTACGCTTACAGAATGTGGCCGCGCACAAATTTCTTTAGCAAATGAAATAATCGAACACGAAGCAAAAGTTGAACAATATGTAACAATCCCTCTACAACATATTTTAGATACAGATGTACCAAATATATTAAagcataaaagaaatttagcACGATTAATATTGGATATGGATAGTGTAAGAACAAGATATCTGCAAGCTAGCAAACATAGTGCTG GTGCAGCCAAGGTAGATAGTTTAAGAGAAGAATTAGAAGAAGCTGAAGCTAAGGTTGAGCAATGTAGAGACCAGTTAGCTGCAGAAATGTTTCAACTTATGTCCAGGGAAACTGAATTAGcacatattattattcaatacgTAAAACTTCAAAGGGCTTACCATGAAAGTGCACTTCATTGTTTGGAAGATCTTATTCCAGGATTAGAAAGTTacataa ATGACAATGGAATGAAACCAGTTTATGGTTATCCACTTGAAGAGCACCTTAGGGTGACTAATAGAAAGATTGCTTTGCCTATCCAATTATGTGTATCTGCTTTATTACAACTGGGTATGGAAGAAGAAGGCCTTTTTAGAATAGCTGGGGCTGCATCGAAGTCGCGACGAATTAAGTTAAGTTTAGATGCTTGCTGCCTTACGTTACCAATTGCTCTGGAATATAAAGATCCCCATGTGATTGCTGGCGCATTAAAGTCCTATTTAAGAGAACTTCCAGAGCCTCTTTTAACATACAa atTATATCCTGAATGGATGGCAGCTGTAAAGATAACAAATAACGAGACAAGATTGAGAGCTCTTTGGGAGGTGCTATACAAACTACCTCCTGCAAATCTAGAAAATTTACGGTTCCTAATCAAATTTTTGGCTGTACTCACGAAAAATCAagacataaataaaatgtcacCACAAAACATTGCTATTGTTATTGCGCCAAATTTAATATGGAGTCCAGAAGAGGATGTCAATACAATGGT AATGAATATGAGTGCAGCTAATAATTCTAGTCTTATAGTGGATCAGTTGATTACATACGCAAATTGGTTTTTTCCTGGTGACATAGATTTTGTCCGTGATTTGGACGTTGGCATTATAAATGGTATAGAAAATCAAATCACGGGCATGCGTCGTTGTGTCTCGAATAGCAATCTCAGTGATCACGGTGAAAGTCCTCCACAAGGTAGTCCTAAACCGGCAGCTCGTAGAAAAAACAAACCAGCTCCAATACCACCGAGTAGCACGACACCTGACAAACATGATAGAAAGCCCGATGACAAACCACCACCTACACCTGACAAACCGCCTAGGCCTTTGACAACTGCAACCCTTAATCGTACAATGAATAAAGCTCATAAACAAGATGTGATAAATACAGAGTTACCAATCAAACATGATAACAACATAGAAAAACAAGACATAAATACAGAAACAGAAGTCAAGCAACAAAGCCATGATACGAACGTAGCTGTAGACATACCGTCCTCAGGTTATTGCCCAGAACACATTAACGAAGTGATAGACGAATTACGTAATATCCACGCTGAggtagaaaaaagaaatcaagaaTTACAAAAGCCAGAAAGGAAATTGAATACACTCGTAAACACAGAAAAATccattattgaaaattcatcAAATAAGTCAGAAACGGAAAATTCGGAAACCTTAGTACAAAGGATAAAACCAGTAGTCACGGAGAAACCACATCCATCCACATTAGAAAGACGGAGATCAGTCGCAGCTCCAAGAAATATAACTAATGTAATACATAACAcag aggAACCAGTTGAGTTACGAAAAAAGACAGATAACACTAGTTCTACGAATACAAGCACGCTGGACAGAAGTAGTAAACCAGCCATACCAGAACGGCCTGCTGGATTATGTCGACCTCCGAGCCTTATCAGACAACATCCACGTCacagtaatgaaaatttagacATTGAAACAGGG CCTTTAACATTAGAAAGAGCTCATGTGTACTCAGTCGACAAACAACAGGTCAGTATAATACAAGTGCGTGGCAATGGCAATGTGTTCTGCACAACGGGCGACAACAATGGCAACATGGCTTCGAACTTGCAGAGAAGCCCGAGTGTAGGTAGTCGACCGTCATCTATGTCCTTGTACGGTGAACGATCGGAAAAGCCTGCAAAATTAAGTGCGCCAGAACAAACGAAAGCACACGTACGGACCAGATCCGAAGGGAATATCATTGATGTTCAAACACAGACTGAAACAGTAGTAGTTATTAAATCACCGCAACAAACTGTTCCGGCCTCGCCAAGGTTCCATCAAAGACCTCCAAGGCCACAGCCACCCCCGCCACCTCCACCGACCGCGCGGCTTAAAACGGATCAAGAAAGTACTAATCTATGA
- the LOC144472204 gene encoding rho GTPase-activating protein 17 isoform X4 encodes MKKQFFRVKQLADQTFSRAGKTEVLTDDLQSVDKHIEQIRLALTGLSKRLANPPNQATAQDVASIEKRLKKCPEYILGQTMQENAREDGLMGFTLTECGRAQISLANEIIEHEAKVEQYVTIPLQHILDTDVPNILKHKRNLARLILDMDSVRTRYLQASKHSAGTGAAKVDSLREELEEAEAKVEQCRDQLAAEMFQLMSRETELAHIIIQYVKLQRAYHESALHCLEDLIPGLESYINDNGMKPVYGYPLEEHLRVTNRKIALPIQLCVSALLQLGMEEEGLFRIAGAASKSRRIKLSLDACCLTLPIALEYKDPHVIAGALKSYLRELPEPLLTYKLYPEWMAAVKITNNETRLRALWEVLYKLPPANLENLRFLIKFLAVLTKNQDINKMSPQNIAIVIAPNLIWSPEEDVNTMVMNMSAANNSSLIVDQLITYANWFFPGDIDFVRDLDVGIINGIENQITGMRRCVSNSNLSDHGESPPQGSPKPAARRKNKPAPIPPSSTTPDKHDRKPDDKPPPTPDKPPRPLTTATLNRTMNKAHKQDVINTELPIKHDNNIEKQDINTETEVKQQSHDTNVAVDIPSSGYCPEHINEVIDELRNIHAEVEKRNQELQKPERKLNTLVNTEKSIIENSSNKSETENSETLVQRIKPVVTEKPHPSTLERRRSVAAPRNITNVIHNTEEPVELRKKTDNTSSTNTSTLDRSSKPAIPERPAGLCRPPSLIRQHPRHSNENLDIETGLLPVDTTNITARILHY; translated from the exons ATGAAGAAACAGTTTTTCAGAGTTAAACAGCTCGCAGATCAAACGTTTTCTAg AGCTGGTAAGACAGAAGTACTGACTGACGATTTACAATCTGTAGACAAACATATTGAGCAAATTAGGTTGGCTCTCACTGGATTAAGCAAAAGACTTGCTAATCCTCCAAATCAAGCTACAGCACAGGATGTTGCAAGTATAGAAAAGCGGctg aaaaaatgcCCAGAATACATATTAGGGCAAACAATGCAAGAAAATGCTCGTGAGGATGGCCTCATGGGTTTTACGCTTACAGAATGTGGCCGCGCACAAATTTCTTTAGCAAATGAAATAATCGAACACGAAGCAAAAGTTGAACAATATGTAACAATCCCTCTACAACATATTTTAGATACAGATGTACCAAATATATTAAagcataaaagaaatttagcACGATTAATATTGGATATGGATAGTGTAAGAACAAGATATCTGCAAGCTAGCAAACATAGTGCTG GAACAGGTGCAGCCAAGGTAGATAGTTTAAGAGAAGAATTAGAAGAAGCTGAAGCTAAGGTTGAGCAATGTAGAGACCAGTTAGCTGCAGAAATGTTTCAACTTATGTCCAGGGAAACTGAATTAGcacatattattattcaatacgTAAAACTTCAAAGGGCTTACCATGAAAGTGCACTTCATTGTTTGGAAGATCTTATTCCAGGATTAGAAAGTTacataa ATGACAATGGAATGAAACCAGTTTATGGTTATCCACTTGAAGAGCACCTTAGGGTGACTAATAGAAAGATTGCTTTGCCTATCCAATTATGTGTATCTGCTTTATTACAACTGGGTATGGAAGAAGAAGGCCTTTTTAGAATAGCTGGGGCTGCATCGAAGTCGCGACGAATTAAGTTAAGTTTAGATGCTTGCTGCCTTACGTTACCAATTGCTCTGGAATATAAAGATCCCCATGTGATTGCTGGCGCATTAAAGTCCTATTTAAGAGAACTTCCAGAGCCTCTTTTAACATACAa atTATATCCTGAATGGATGGCAGCTGTAAAGATAACAAATAACGAGACAAGATTGAGAGCTCTTTGGGAGGTGCTATACAAACTACCTCCTGCAAATCTAGAAAATTTACGGTTCCTAATCAAATTTTTGGCTGTACTCACGAAAAATCAagacataaataaaatgtcacCACAAAACATTGCTATTGTTATTGCGCCAAATTTAATATGGAGTCCAGAAGAGGATGTCAATACAATGGT AATGAATATGAGTGCAGCTAATAATTCTAGTCTTATAGTGGATCAGTTGATTACATACGCAAATTGGTTTTTTCCTGGTGACATAGATTTTGTCCGTGATTTGGACGTTGGCATTATAAATGGTATAGAAAATCAAATCACGGGCATGCGTCGTTGTGTCTCGAATAGCAATCTCAGTGATCACGGTGAAAGTCCTCCACAAGGTAGTCCTAAACCGGCAGCTCGTAGAAAAAACAAACCAGCTCCAATACCACCGAGTAGCACGACACCTGACAAACATGATAGAAAGCCCGATGACAAACCACCACCTACACCTGACAAACCGCCTAGGCCTTTGACAACTGCAACCCTTAATCGTACAATGAATAAAGCTCATAAACAAGATGTGATAAATACAGAGTTACCAATCAAACATGATAACAACATAGAAAAACAAGACATAAATACAGAAACAGAAGTCAAGCAACAAAGCCATGATACGAACGTAGCTGTAGACATACCGTCCTCAGGTTATTGCCCAGAACACATTAACGAAGTGATAGACGAATTACGTAATATCCACGCTGAggtagaaaaaagaaatcaagaaTTACAAAAGCCAGAAAGGAAATTGAATACACTCGTAAACACAGAAAAATccattattgaaaattcatcAAATAAGTCAGAAACGGAAAATTCGGAAACCTTAGTACAAAGGATAAAACCAGTAGTCACGGAGAAACCACATCCATCCACATTAGAAAGACGGAGATCAGTCGCAGCTCCAAGAAATATAACTAATGTAATACATAACAcag aggAACCAGTTGAGTTACGAAAAAAGACAGATAACACTAGTTCTACGAATACAAGCACGCTGGACAGAAGTAGTAAACCAGCCATACCAGAACGGCCTGCTGGATTATGTCGACCTCCGAGCCTTATCAGACAACATCCACGTCacagtaatgaaaatttagacATTGAAACAGGG TTACTGCCAGTGGACACAACAAATATCACTGCCCGGATATTacattattga
- the LOC144472206 gene encoding acyl-CoA-binding domain-containing protein 6: MSLEQTFNKAASYLQTLASELNSTELLKFYALYKQATIGACNIPQPNWYQMKARQKWEAWKNLNDMSCDAAMITYIEELTTLSPSWEKDVESEPQKWVAVSRLLNAEEQISDTDKTFLDWIKEGHEEKVQEVVEKEQRLVNLMDTDGLLPIHWAADRGHLRIIELLIKEGANVNSQDSDGQTPLHYAAYCGHVDVVKYLLSIGAESIEDNDGMKPKDVADVNTLPYLLSMG, translated from the coding sequence ATGAGTCTCGagcaaacatttaataaagCTGCAAGCTACTTGCAAACCTTAGCATcagaattaaattctactgAACTTCTCAAATTCTATGCTTTGTATAAACAGGCGACAATTGGAGCCTGTAACATTCCACAACCTAATTGGTACCAAATGAAAGCTAGACAAAAATGGGAAGCTTGGAAAAATTTGAATGACATGAGCTGCGATGCTGCTATGATTACTTATATAGAAGAGTTGACAACATTATCTCCTAGTTGGGAGAAAGATGTAGAATCTGAACCACAGAAATGGGTTGCTGTTAGTCGTTTACTGAATGCAGAAGAACAAATAAGCGACACAGACAAAACCTTTTTGGATTGGATAAAAGAAGGCCATGAGGAAAAGGTGCAGGAAGTAGTGGAAAAAGAACAAAGACTTGTAAATCTAATGGACACAGATGGCTTGCTACCAATACATTGGGCTGCAGATCGTGGTCATCTAAGAATCATAGAACTCTTAATTAAAGAAGGAGCAAATGTGAATTCACAGGATTCTGATGGACAAACTCCGTTGCATTATGCAGCTTACTGCGGTCACGTTGacgttgtaaaatatttactttccATTGGTGCAGAATCTATAGAAGATAACGATGGTATGAAACCCAAAGATGTTGCTGATGTTAATACATTGCCATATTTACTCAGCATGGGATAG